One Pyrococcus furiosus DSM 3638 genomic region harbors:
- a CDS encoding dihydroorotate dehydrogenase, translating to MSIKIELFGITFENPLILASGVVDMTPELLRRAHKEGAGGVVTKSIGIEPRKGYDNPTVVEVPCGLINAMGLPNPGWKAFLEEFEKESFDFPVIVSIFGGNPEEFAFLAEKLERVGDAFELNLSCPHAKGYGLEIGQDPENVYRVVKAVKDVTDKPVIAKLTPNTSDITKLGLAAEKAEADGVSAINTLKAIAIDIYAKRPILSNKFGGYSGPGIKPIALRAVYDLASKLDIPIIGIGGITTWQDAVEFLLAGASAVQIGTAVYLKGFSVFREIAEGIRKYLEEEGFSSVKEIIGLAQKV from the coding sequence ATGAGCATAAAAATAGAGCTTTTTGGAATTACTTTCGAAAATCCGCTCATATTAGCCTCGGGAGTTGTTGACATGACACCAGAGTTGCTAAGAAGAGCCCACAAAGAAGGAGCAGGAGGAGTAGTGACTAAATCAATCGGAATAGAACCCAGAAAAGGATATGATAACCCAACTGTAGTAGAAGTCCCATGTGGATTAATAAATGCTATGGGACTACCAAACCCTGGATGGAAAGCATTTCTTGAGGAATTTGAGAAAGAGTCATTCGATTTTCCAGTTATAGTCTCAATCTTTGGAGGGAATCCCGAAGAGTTTGCATTCCTTGCGGAGAAACTTGAACGTGTAGGAGATGCCTTTGAATTGAACTTAAGTTGTCCCCATGCAAAAGGATATGGATTGGAGATAGGACAAGATCCAGAAAACGTATATAGGGTTGTTAAAGCTGTTAAAGATGTTACAGATAAACCCGTAATAGCAAAACTAACTCCAAACACGAGTGATATAACCAAGCTGGGCCTAGCTGCAGAAAAAGCTGAAGCAGATGGAGTTTCTGCCATAAACACACTAAAGGCTATTGCAATTGATATCTATGCTAAAAGACCGATACTCAGCAACAAATTTGGGGGATACTCTGGCCCAGGGATCAAACCAATAGCACTTAGAGCTGTTTATGATCTGGCTTCAAAACTAGATATTCCGATTATTGGAATCGGAGGCATAACTACTTGGCAAGATGCAGTAGAATTCCTATTAGCCGGAGCTTCTGCAGTTCAAATTGGAACTGCTGTTTATTTAAAAGGATTTTCTGTATTTAGGGAGATTGCAGAAGGGATTAGAAAATACTTGGAGGAAGAAGGATTTTCCAGTGTAAAGGAAATAATAGGGCTTGCCCAAAAAGTTTAA
- the truD gene encoding tRNA pseudouridine(13) synthase TruD, whose translation MSDPVGGLKYLTTSPGIGGKIKVYPEDFIVKEVIPKSIFKAGKCKIYILKKKNWETMAAIKEIAKRVGVHYSEIGFAGTKDRHAVTYQYISICRDVNLEEVKIRDIELKFVGYGRPLKLGFLLGNFFKIRVRESNPSLLPSVIEEAKEKGGFPNYFGIQRFGEKRSVNHVVGKLLLLGKYEEAAEVFLGFPGKGMEGDEARRKFLETKDVDLALREFPNFLRYERAMLYRYKETGSWKKAFLVLPRPILRIFIHSFQSYLFNLYLSRRIEEGLPLNKALPGDIVIQVKKGIPLRKRTYRVTENNVDFVNRKIKEGEAMVSGPIFGYMYRKGKGIPGRLEEEILEEAGVKLEYFKKLPKPMREPGGRRELLIRPMKFAYKVEDRDVIFRFFLPKGVYATSVLREIMKN comes from the coding sequence ATGAGTGATCCTGTTGGAGGGCTGAAGTACTTGACAACTTCTCCTGGGATAGGTGGGAAAATTAAGGTATATCCCGAAGATTTCATAGTTAAAGAGGTTATTCCAAAGTCCATTTTTAAAGCTGGGAAATGCAAAATATATATTTTAAAGAAGAAAAATTGGGAAACCATGGCCGCAATAAAGGAGATTGCAAAACGAGTAGGAGTTCATTATTCGGAAATTGGCTTTGCAGGAACCAAAGATCGACATGCTGTGACTTACCAGTATATTAGCATTTGTAGAGATGTTAACTTGGAAGAGGTGAAAATTAGAGATATTGAGCTCAAGTTCGTTGGATATGGAAGACCTCTAAAGCTTGGCTTTCTCCTGGGGAACTTCTTTAAGATTAGGGTTAGAGAATCCAATCCCTCACTGTTGCCAAGTGTAATTGAAGAAGCCAAAGAAAAGGGAGGCTTTCCAAATTATTTTGGCATACAAAGGTTTGGTGAAAAGAGGAGTGTAAATCATGTTGTTGGCAAGCTACTTCTCTTGGGAAAATATGAAGAGGCTGCGGAAGTATTTTTGGGATTCCCAGGAAAAGGAATGGAAGGAGATGAAGCTAGAAGAAAATTTCTGGAGACTAAGGATGTTGATCTTGCTCTTAGGGAGTTTCCAAACTTCTTGAGATATGAGAGAGCAATGCTCTACAGATACAAAGAAACAGGTAGCTGGAAGAAAGCATTTTTAGTTCTTCCTCGACCGATACTGAGGATATTTATTCACTCCTTCCAGTCCTATCTCTTTAACCTTTATCTTTCTAGGAGAATTGAAGAGGGACTTCCTTTAAATAAAGCTCTCCCAGGTGATATAGTTATTCAAGTAAAGAAAGGCATACCCTTGAGAAAGAGAACGTATAGAGTCACCGAGAATAACGTTGATTTTGTTAATAGAAAAATTAAAGAAGGTGAGGCGATGGTTTCTGGCCCTATTTTTGGCTATATGTACAGAAAAGGAAAGGGAATTCCTGGAAGATTGGAGGAAGAGATTTTAGAAGAAGCGGGAGTCAAACTTGAATACTTTAAGAAGCTTCCAAAACCAATGAGGGAGCCTGGGGGAAGAAGGGAATTACTGATAAGGCCAATGAAATTTGCATACAAAGTTGAGGATAGGGATGTTATCTTTAGGTTTTTCCTTCCTAAAGGAGTTTACGCAACAAGCGTTTTAAGGGAGATAATGAAAAACTAA
- a CDS encoding TIGR00375 family protein, producing the protein MIVDGDLHIHSHYSKAVSKLMTFPIIAENAKLKGLNLVGTGDSLNPHWEKELLKHSKPIDDGTFEVNGVKFILTCEVEDKRRVHHLLIFPTLSQVREFREKVKIYSTNIESEGRPNLNLTAEEIAEMANELDILIGPAHAFTPWTSLYKEYDSLKDAYGDAKIDFLELGLSADSDMADMIKAHHSIPYLSNSDAHSPNPHRLGREFNRFEVKDVTFEEIRKAIKGVGGRKIMLNAGLDPRLGKYHLTACSRCYTKYTLQDAVSLSWKCPKCGGIIKKGVRDRILELADTSEKPKDRPPYVRLAPLAEIIAMVLGKGIESKAVKLLWNRFLREFGSEIRVLIDLPIESIASVHEGVAKAIWAYRNNKLIIVPGGGGKYGEIRIPEEILKAKIEDLNSIEISGGEAELPKPKQRTLLQYIKNKEVN; encoded by the coding sequence ATGATAGTTGATGGAGATCTTCACATTCATTCTCACTATTCTAAAGCAGTTTCCAAGCTCATGACCTTCCCAATAATTGCTGAAAATGCAAAACTTAAGGGTCTCAACTTAGTAGGGACGGGGGATAGTCTAAACCCTCACTGGGAAAAGGAGTTATTAAAACACTCAAAGCCTATTGATGATGGTACTTTTGAAGTTAACGGGGTTAAGTTCATACTAACCTGTGAGGTTGAGGATAAAAGAAGAGTTCACCATCTTCTTATATTCCCAACATTGTCCCAGGTGAGAGAGTTTAGGGAGAAAGTAAAGATATACTCCACAAATATTGAGAGTGAGGGTAGGCCTAACTTAAATTTAACAGCCGAAGAAATTGCTGAAATGGCAAATGAGTTAGATATTTTAATAGGCCCCGCTCATGCCTTCACACCTTGGACAAGCTTGTATAAGGAATATGATTCGTTGAAAGATGCATATGGAGATGCGAAAATAGATTTTCTGGAGTTAGGACTTTCAGCGGATAGTGACATGGCTGACATGATAAAGGCTCACCATTCAATTCCATACTTGAGCAATTCCGATGCTCATTCCCCGAACCCCCATAGATTGGGAAGGGAGTTTAACAGATTTGAAGTTAAAGATGTGACTTTTGAGGAAATTAGAAAAGCAATAAAGGGGGTAGGTGGGAGAAAGATCATGTTAAATGCTGGTTTAGATCCAAGGCTTGGGAAATATCATTTAACTGCCTGCAGTAGGTGTTATACAAAATACACACTTCAAGATGCGGTTTCCCTCAGTTGGAAGTGTCCCAAGTGTGGAGGAATTATCAAAAAGGGGGTAAGAGACAGAATTCTTGAGTTGGCAGATACGAGTGAAAAACCAAAAGATAGGCCTCCATATGTTAGGTTAGCTCCTTTGGCTGAGATTATAGCTATGGTACTTGGGAAGGGAATTGAAAGTAAGGCTGTTAAGCTTCTATGGAATAGATTCCTTAGGGAATTTGGAAGTGAAATAAGAGTGCTGATAGATTTGCCAATAGAATCAATAGCTAGTGTTCATGAAGGAGTTGCGAAGGCGATATGGGCATATAGGAATAACAAACTCATTATAGTCCCAGGAGGGGGAGGTAAGTACGGAGAGATAAGGATCCCAGAAGAAATTCTAAAGGCTAAAATTGAAGATTTGAATAGTATTGAGATATCGGGAGGAGAAGCCGAGTTGCCGAAACCTAAGCAGAGGACCCTGCTTCAATATATTAAAAATAAAGAGGTAAATTAA
- a CDS encoding 50S ribosomal protein L37e has translation MGSGTATFGKRNSTPTHIRCRRCGRVSYNVKKGYCAACGFGRSRRLRKYRWSKKWKKKKNAH, from the coding sequence ATGGGTAGTGGAACAGCGACCTTTGGAAAAAGAAATAGCACTCCCACTCACATTAGATGCAGGAGATGCGGTAGAGTTTCATATAATGTAAAGAAAGGCTATTGTGCAGCTTGTGGATTCGGTAGAAGCAGAAGGCTAAGGAAATATAGATGGAGTAAGAAGTGGAAGAAGAAAAAGAACGCCCATTGA
- a CDS encoding archease, producing the protein MRQWEHYEHTADIGIRGYGDTLEEAFEAVALALFDVIVNVRKIEKKVEIDIEVEGEDLESLLYSFLEELLYLHDIEGLVFGDFKVKIEQKDGKYILRGKAYGEKFDPEKHEPKEEVKAITYHDMKIERLPDGRWMAQLVPDI; encoded by the coding sequence ATGAGACAGTGGGAACACTATGAACATACGGCTGATATAGGAATTAGGGGCTATGGAGACACACTTGAGGAGGCTTTCGAAGCTGTGGCATTAGCTCTCTTTGATGTAATTGTAAATGTTAGAAAGATTGAGAAAAAAGTGGAAATAGATATTGAAGTAGAGGGAGAGGATTTAGAAAGCTTGCTATATTCATTTTTAGAGGAACTATTATACCTCCACGACATAGAGGGACTTGTTTTTGGAGACTTTAAAGTAAAAATAGAGCAGAAAGACGGAAAATATATATTAAGGGGAAAGGCCTACGGAGAAAAATTTGATCCAGAGAAACACGAGCCAAAGGAAGAAGTCAAGGCAATAACATATCACGACATGAAAATAGAGAGACTACCAGATGGAAGATGGATGGCTCAGCTAGTTCCAGACATATGA
- a CDS encoding metallophosphoesterase, with translation MKVGIMSDTHDNLEAIKLAVEYFNEEGVDLVLHAGDYVAPFVARELSKLSAPLKGVFGNNDGERKMLEEKLGIKDEILTLDIDGLKVVLLHGTDERVVEAFARSQMYDIVIRGHTHKYGIQEVGRTLIVNPGEVCGYITGIKSFAILNTREREIKIINLENREILGIMSI, from the coding sequence ATGAAAGTCGGAATAATGAGTGATACTCACGACAATTTGGAAGCAATAAAGCTTGCCGTGGAGTACTTCAATGAAGAGGGGGTTGATTTAGTTTTGCATGCAGGAGATTATGTAGCCCCATTTGTGGCAAGAGAACTATCGAAACTAAGTGCACCTTTGAAAGGAGTTTTTGGAAACAACGATGGAGAAAGAAAAATGCTTGAAGAGAAGCTTGGAATAAAAGATGAAATACTAACCCTTGACATAGACGGGCTAAAAGTAGTACTCTTGCACGGAACTGACGAAAGGGTTGTAGAGGCTTTCGCAAGAAGTCAAATGTACGATATTGTAATTAGGGGCCATACTCACAAATATGGAATTCAAGAAGTTGGAAGAACTCTGATTGTAAACCCAGGGGAAGTTTGTGGGTATATAACAGGAATTAAAAGCTTTGCAATTCTCAACACAAGGGAAAGAGAAATTAAGATTATAAACCTAGAAAACAGAGAAATCTTAGGGATAATGAGCATTTAA
- the rtcA gene encoding RNA 3'-terminal phosphate cyclase produces the protein MIIIDGSYGEGGGQILRTSIALSAITGEPVKIINIRANRPNPGLRPQHLNAILALKKLANAKVEGAEVGSREVTFIPGELKGGEIRVDIGTAGSITLVLQALLPAMVFAKDTVEFKITGGTDVSWSPPVDYLINVTMFALRKIGIEGEIKLLRRGHYPKGGGIVAGYVKPWIERKELIAEEFENIYKVSGISHATNLPAHVAERQAKAAMEELKVLGVPIEIKKEVSHSLGPGSGIVVWAETECLRLGGDALGKKGKPAEEVGREAAQELLSQVKTKACVDKFLGDQIIPFLAISGGKIKVAEITKHLITNVWVVEQFFGKVFEVKGGVGEKGEVRVVRKAW, from the coding sequence ATGATAATAATAGACGGAAGTTATGGCGAGGGTGGAGGACAGATCTTGAGAACCTCCATAGCACTCTCAGCCATAACTGGAGAACCCGTGAAGATTATAAACATTCGAGCAAACAGACCAAACCCTGGACTTAGACCACAACATCTAAACGCAATTTTAGCTTTGAAAAAACTAGCAAATGCTAAAGTCGAAGGAGCTGAAGTAGGGTCTAGAGAAGTAACTTTCATCCCAGGGGAGCTAAAAGGAGGGGAAATAAGGGTAGACATAGGAACTGCGGGTAGCATAACCCTTGTTCTCCAGGCCCTCCTTCCCGCAATGGTATTTGCAAAAGATACTGTAGAATTCAAAATAACAGGGGGAACAGACGTCTCCTGGAGTCCACCTGTGGATTATCTTATAAATGTCACAATGTTCGCCCTAAGGAAAATTGGAATTGAGGGAGAGATAAAACTTCTTAGAAGGGGACACTATCCAAAAGGAGGAGGGATAGTAGCGGGTTACGTGAAACCCTGGATAGAGAGAAAGGAGCTAATAGCGGAAGAGTTCGAAAATATATACAAGGTCTCGGGAATAAGTCATGCAACTAATTTACCAGCCCATGTAGCTGAGAGACAGGCAAAAGCCGCCATGGAAGAACTAAAGGTTCTTGGAGTTCCAATTGAAATAAAAAAGGAGGTTTCACACTCCTTAGGCCCAGGAAGTGGAATAGTTGTATGGGCTGAAACCGAGTGCCTAAGATTAGGTGGAGATGCTCTAGGCAAAAAGGGGAAACCAGCCGAAGAAGTAGGAAGGGAAGCAGCCCAAGAGCTTTTATCCCAGGTAAAAACCAAGGCCTGTGTGGATAAGTTCCTTGGAGACCAAATAATTCCCTTCCTAGCAATAAGTGGAGGAAAGATTAAGGTTGCAGAGATAACAAAGCATTTAATTACAAATGTTTGGGTTGTAGAGCAATTCTTTGGTAAAGTTTTTGAAGTTAAGGGAGGAGTTGGTGAAAAGGGAGAAGTTAGAGTAGTTAGGAAAGCCTGGTAG
- a CDS encoding DUF7132 family protein — MRVLKEWNVKVKLVRTKRGAILHMIELSPNHFYLEQNPLKDSKYGVAYRKIKQVFPEFYLFWEIKDNKYTGRMLAGAFLEKDEIDEFITLLAKTEDFKKFEHILEEIEEIEEE; from the coding sequence ATGAGGGTATTGAAAGAATGGAATGTAAAAGTTAAGCTTGTAAGAACAAAAAGAGGAGCAATACTTCACATGATAGAGCTCAGTCCAAACCACTTTTATCTTGAGCAAAATCCATTAAAGGACTCAAAATATGGAGTTGCATATAGAAAAATTAAGCAAGTATTCCCAGAATTTTATCTGTTCTGGGAGATCAAGGACAACAAGTATACAGGTAGGATGCTCGCTGGAGCTTTCCTAGAGAAAGACGAAATTGATGAGTTCATAACATTACTCGCTAAAACAGAAGACTTTAAGAAATTTGAGCACATATTAGAGGAAATCGAGGAAATAGAAGAAGAGTAG
- a CDS encoding tRNA (cytosine(49)-C(5))-methyltransferase, with protein sequence MEYLEEFRKINEKLVERYSKLDESEDFWKYLYKPLRPSIRINTLKGHLNEIKSLLEEKFELEPIPWTKGEGFFIKRYEVNFGELIEYSLGLIIPQEASSMIPPVVLDPQPGELVLDMAAAPGSKTTQIAQYMNNEGCIIANDAKRDRANILISNLNKAGVLIAKVTVKDGAYFRRYENTFDKILLDAPCSSVGMIRKNFKFARTWSMGKVYYHSKLQKRLILAAYKALKPGGVLVYSTCTVDPLENEEVVDFLLQKTDAKLEKINLPLKSTEPVLEWEGKKYSDELKKTLRIHPQDNDTEAFYIAKIRKPR encoded by the coding sequence GTGGAGTATTTAGAAGAATTCAGAAAAATAAACGAAAAATTAGTGGAGAGATACTCAAAACTTGACGAAAGCGAAGACTTTTGGAAGTATCTGTATAAACCCCTCCGCCCTAGTATAAGGATAAACACGTTGAAAGGCCATCTAAACGAGATTAAAAGCTTACTAGAAGAGAAGTTTGAACTAGAACCAATACCATGGACTAAAGGAGAGGGGTTCTTCATAAAGAGATATGAAGTAAACTTCGGAGAGCTAATTGAATACTCGCTGGGCCTTATAATTCCCCAGGAAGCAAGTTCAATGATACCTCCCGTCGTCCTAGATCCACAACCTGGAGAATTAGTTCTAGATATGGCTGCAGCACCTGGGAGCAAAACAACCCAGATAGCCCAGTACATGAACAATGAAGGTTGTATAATTGCAAATGATGCAAAAAGAGACAGGGCAAACATACTGATATCAAACCTCAATAAGGCTGGAGTTCTAATTGCAAAAGTGACTGTCAAAGATGGAGCATACTTTAGAAGATATGAAAACACATTTGATAAAATCTTATTAGATGCTCCATGCTCCTCCGTTGGGATGATAAGGAAGAACTTCAAGTTTGCACGAACTTGGAGCATGGGGAAAGTTTACTATCACTCAAAGCTCCAAAAGAGACTAATACTTGCGGCATACAAAGCTCTAAAGCCGGGGGGAGTCTTAGTGTACTCCACATGTACAGTGGATCCTCTAGAAAACGAGGAAGTGGTGGATTTCTTGCTCCAGAAAACTGACGCAAAACTTGAGAAGATTAACCTCCCATTAAAATCAACTGAACCGGTGTTGGAGTGGGAGGGCAAAAAGTATTCTGATGAACTTAAGAAGACCCTTAGAATACATCCCCAAGATAATGATACGGAAGCGTTTTATATTGCAAAGATAAGAAAACCTAGGTGA
- a CDS encoding M42 family metallopeptidase: MVDYELLKKVVEAPGVSGYEFMGIRDVVIEEIKDYVDEVNVDKLGNVIAHKKGEGPKVMIAAHMDQIGLMVTHIEKNGFLRVAPIGGIDPRTLIAQRFKVWIDKGKFIYGVGGSVPPHIQKPEDRKKAPDWDQIFIDIGAESKEEAEELGVKIGTIVTWDGRLERLGKHRFVSIAFDDRIAVYTLIETARQLQDTKADIYFVATVQEEVGLRGARTSAFGINPDYGFAIDVTIAADVPGTPEHKQVTQLGKGTAIKIMDRSVICHPTIVRWMEELAKKYEIPYQWDILLGGGTDAGAIHLTRAGVPTGAVSIPARYIHSNAEVVDERDVDASVKLMVKVLEHIHELKI, translated from the coding sequence ATGGTGGACTATGAGCTTTTAAAAAAGGTAGTAGAGGCTCCGGGAGTTTCAGGATATGAGTTCATGGGAATTAGAGATGTCGTTATTGAAGAGATAAAGGACTATGTGGATGAAGTAAATGTAGACAAACTCGGAAACGTTATTGCTCACAAGAAAGGGGAAGGTCCAAAAGTAATGATAGCGGCCCATATGGATCAAATTGGACTGATGGTCACGCATATAGAAAAGAATGGATTTCTCAGAGTTGCTCCAATAGGAGGAATAGATCCAAGGACATTAATTGCTCAGAGGTTTAAAGTTTGGATAGACAAAGGAAAGTTTATCTACGGAGTTGGAGGTAGTGTTCCTCCACACATACAGAAGCCTGAAGATAGGAAGAAAGCTCCAGATTGGGATCAGATATTCATAGACATTGGAGCAGAGAGCAAGGAAGAGGCCGAGGAGTTGGGAGTAAAAATAGGAACAATAGTAACCTGGGATGGGAGACTTGAGAGGCTGGGGAAACACAGATTTGTCAGCATAGCATTTGACGATAGGATAGCTGTATACACTTTAATTGAAACTGCAAGACAGCTTCAAGATACGAAGGCAGATATCTACTTTGTGGCCACAGTGCAGGAGGAGGTTGGGTTAAGAGGTGCGAGGACAAGTGCCTTTGGAATTAATCCCGATTATGGTTTTGCCATTGATGTTACTATAGCTGCAGATGTACCAGGAACACCAGAGCACAAGCAAGTTACTCAACTTGGAAAGGGCACTGCAATCAAGATAATGGATCGTTCAGTAATCTGCCATCCAACAATTGTTAGGTGGATGGAGGAACTGGCAAAGAAGTACGAGATTCCTTACCAGTGGGATATTCTGCTGGGAGGAGGTACAGACGCTGGGGCTATTCACTTAACTAGGGCTGGAGTTCCAACAGGTGCTGTAAGTATTCCTGCACGATACATACACTCAAATGCAGAGGTTGTAGATGAGAGAGACGTTGATGCAAGTGTAAAGTTGATGGTAAAAGTTCTTGAACATATACACGAGCTAAAGATTTAA
- a CDS encoding LSm family protein has protein sequence MAERPLDVIHKSLDKDVLVILKKGFEFRGKLIGYDIHLNVVLANAELLQDGEVVKKYGKIVIRGDNVLAISPTEEG, from the coding sequence ATGGCGGAAAGGCCTCTCGATGTCATACACAAGTCCTTGGATAAAGATGTGCTCGTGATACTAAAGAAGGGATTCGAATTTAGGGGTAAGCTCATTGGATATGACATTCACCTCAACGTAGTTTTAGCCAATGCTGAATTGCTCCAAGATGGAGAAGTTGTAAAGAAGTACGGCAAAATCGTGATCAGAGGTGACAATGTCTTGGCGATTTCTCCAACAGAAGAAGGTTGA
- the acdAI gene encoding acetate--CoA ligase II subunit alpha, whose product MSLEALFNPKSVAVIGASAKPGKIGYAIMKNLIEYGYEGKIYPVNIKGGEIEINGRKFKVYKSVLEIPDEVDMAVIVVPAKFVPQVLEECGQKGVKVVPIISSGFGELGEEGKKVEQQLVETARKYGMRILGPNIFGVVYTPAKLNATFGPTDVLPGPLALISQSGALGIALMGWTILEKIGLSAVVSVGNKADIDDADLLEFFKDDENTRAILIYMEGVKDGRRFMEVAKEVSKKKPIIVIKAGRSERGAKAAASHTGSLAGSDKVYSAAFKQSGVLRAYTIGEAFDWARALSNLPEPQGDNVVIITNGGGIGVMATDAAEEEGLHLYDNLEELKIFANHMPPFGSYKNPVDLTGMADGKSYEGAIRDALAHPEMHSIAVLYCQTAVLDPRELAEIVIREYNESGRKKPLVVAIVGGIEAKEAIDMLNENGIPAYPEPERAIKALSALYKWSKWKAKHKEK is encoded by the coding sequence ATGAGTTTGGAGGCTCTTTTTAATCCAAAAAGCGTCGCAGTTATAGGAGCTTCTGCAAAGCCTGGGAAAATAGGATATGCAATTATGAAAAATCTCATAGAATATGGGTATGAAGGCAAAATATACCCAGTAAACATCAAAGGCGGGGAAATAGAGATTAACGGAAGGAAATTCAAAGTCTACAAGAGCGTTCTTGAGATTCCTGATGAAGTAGATATGGCAGTCATTGTAGTTCCAGCTAAGTTTGTCCCTCAGGTTCTAGAGGAATGTGGTCAAAAAGGCGTCAAGGTCGTCCCAATTATAAGCTCTGGATTTGGAGAGCTAGGAGAAGAAGGAAAGAAAGTCGAGCAACAACTTGTCGAAACTGCCAGAAAATATGGAATGAGGATCCTTGGTCCTAACATCTTCGGAGTTGTATACACTCCAGCAAAGCTTAATGCAACATTCGGTCCAACTGACGTTCTCCCAGGGCCATTAGCACTAATTAGCCAAAGCGGTGCCCTTGGAATTGCACTAATGGGATGGACAATACTGGAGAAAATAGGACTTTCAGCCGTTGTTAGCGTTGGGAATAAAGCCGACATTGACGATGCAGACCTTCTAGAGTTCTTCAAGGATGATGAGAATACGAGAGCTATTCTAATTTACATGGAAGGTGTGAAAGATGGAAGGAGGTTCATGGAGGTAGCAAAAGAGGTTAGCAAGAAGAAGCCAATAATTGTCATTAAAGCCGGAAGAAGCGAGAGAGGAGCAAAAGCAGCCGCTTCACACACGGGATCTCTTGCAGGTAGTGACAAAGTTTATAGCGCAGCATTTAAGCAGAGTGGAGTCTTAAGAGCATATACCATTGGTGAAGCTTTTGACTGGGCAAGAGCTTTAAGCAATCTACCTGAGCCACAAGGAGATAACGTTGTGATAATCACCAACGGAGGAGGAATTGGAGTAATGGCAACTGACGCCGCAGAAGAAGAAGGCTTACACCTCTATGACAACCTTGAAGAGCTCAAGATATTCGCAAACCACATGCCACCATTTGGAAGCTATAAGAATCCCGTTGACTTAACTGGAATGGCAGATGGAAAGAGTTATGAAGGTGCTATAAGGGATGCTCTTGCTCATCCAGAAATGCACTCAATAGCAGTTCTCTATTGTCAGACTGCCGTCCTTGATCCAAGAGAACTGGCTGAGATAGTGATAAGAGAGTACAACGAAAGTGGAAGAAAGAAGCCTCTTGTAGTTGCAATTGTGGGTGGTATAGAGGCAAAAGAAGCCATAGACATGCTAAACGAGAACGGAATTCCTGCATATCCAGAACCAGAAAGGGCAATAAAGGCATTATCAGCACTGTACAAGTGGAGCAAGTGGAAAGCAAAACACAAAGAAAAGTAA
- a CDS encoding Lrp/AsnC family transcriptional regulator, translated as MRGILDDIDKKIIEILQKDGKVPLREISKITGLAESTIHERIKRLRESGVIKKFTAVVNPEALGYNILAFILIKVKAGKYSEVASKLVKYPEIVEVYETTGDYDMVVKIRTKNSEELNNFLDMVGSIEGVEGTHTMIVLKVHKETTELPVK; from the coding sequence ATGAGAGGAATTCTTGATGATATTGACAAGAAGATAATAGAGATTCTTCAAAAAGATGGAAAAGTCCCCCTAAGAGAGATATCAAAAATTACCGGCTTAGCAGAATCAACAATTCATGAGAGAATCAAGAGATTGAGAGAAAGTGGAGTAATAAAGAAGTTTACGGCAGTTGTAAATCCAGAAGCCTTGGGATACAATATATTAGCCTTTATATTGATAAAGGTGAAGGCTGGAAAGTACTCTGAGGTAGCATCAAAGCTAGTCAAATATCCAGAAATTGTTGAGGTTTATGAAACCACTGGTGACTATGATATGGTTGTGAAAATTAGAACAAAGAATAGTGAGGAGCTCAACAACTTTCTTGATATGGTGGGGAGCATAGAAGGGGTTGAAGGAACACACACGATGATAGTTTTAAAGGTTCACAAGGAAACGACTGAATTACCTGTCAAATAG
- a CDS encoding nascent polypeptide-associated complex protein has translation MMPMNPKQLKKLMKQLDMRQLDNVVEVIIRLEDREIIIKNPTVTVIKAMGEKIYQIAGGEEEEKVKLVISEEDIKLVMEQTGVDYETAKKALEEANGDLAEAILKLTEGSP, from the coding sequence ATGATGCCAATGAACCCAAAACAGCTCAAAAAATTGATGAAGCAACTTGACATGAGACAGCTTGATAACGTTGTTGAAGTTATCATAAGGCTCGAAGACAGAGAGATTATAATAAAAAATCCAACTGTGACCGTGATAAAAGCCATGGGAGAAAAGATATATCAAATTGCTGGAGGAGAAGAAGAGGAGAAAGTAAAACTAGTAATATCTGAAGAAGATATTAAACTTGTAATGGAGCAGACTGGTGTTGACTATGAAACAGCAAAAAAGGCTTTGGAAGAAGCTAATGGAGATTTAGCGGAAGCGATACTAAAGCTTACTGAAGGCTCTCCTTAG